Proteins found in one Choloepus didactylus isolate mChoDid1 chromosome 3, mChoDid1.pri, whole genome shotgun sequence genomic segment:
- the LOC119528668 gene encoding nucleoporin SEH1-like: MFVARSIAADHKDLIHDVSFDFHGRRMATCSSDQSVKVWDKSESGDWHCTASWKTHSGSVWHVTWAHPEFGQVLASCSFDRTAAVWEEIVGESNDKLRGQSHWVKRTTLVDSRTSVTDVKFAPKHMGLMLATCSADGIVRIYEAPDVMNLSQWSLQHEISCKLSCSCISWNPSSSRAYSPMIAVGSDDSGPNAMAKVQIFEYNENTRKYAKAETLMTVTDPVHDIAFAPNLGRSFHILAIATKDVRIFTLKPVRKELTSSGGPTKFEIHVVAQFDNHNSQVWRVSWNITGTVLASSGDDGCVRLWKANYMDNWKCTGILKGNGSPVSGSSQQGNANPSLGSNVPNLQNSLHGPSAGRKHS; the protein is encoded by the coding sequence ATGTTCGTAGCGCGCAGCATCGCGGCGGATCACAAGGATCTCATCCACGATGTGTCCTTCGACTTCCACGGGCGGCGGATGGCGACCTGCTCCAGTGACCAGAGCGTCAAGGTCTGGGATAAAAGTGAAAGTGGAGACTGGCATTGTACTGCTAGCTGGAAGACACATAGTGGCTCTGTGTGGCATGTGACGTGGGCCCATCCTGAGTTTGGACAGGTTTTAGCTTCCTGCTCCTTTGACCGAACAGCAGCTGTTTGGGAAGAAATAGTAGGAGAATCGAACGACAAACTGCGAGGACAGAGTCACTGGGTGAAGAGAACAACTTTGGTGGATAGCAGAACATCAGTTACTGATGTGAAATTTGCTCCCAAGCATATGGGTCTTATGTTGGCAACCTGTTCAGCAGATGGTATCGTAAGAATATATGAGGCGCCCGACGTGATGAACCTCAGTCAGTGGTCTCTGCAGCATGAGATTTCATGTAAGCTGAGCTGTAGTTGTATTTCCTGGAATCCTTCAAGCTCCCGTGCTTATTCTCCCATGATAGCTGTAGGAAGTGATGACAGTGGCCCAAATGCAATGGCCAAGGTGCAGATATttgaatataatgaaaataccagGAAATACGCAAAAGCAGAAACTCTTATGACCGTCACTGATCCTGTGCATGATATTGCATTTGCTCCGAATTTGGGAAGGTCTTTCCACATTCTGGCTATAGCCACCAAAGATGTGAGAATTTTTACTCTAAAACCTGTGAGGAAAGAACTGACTTCCTCTGGTGGGCCAACAAAATTTGAAATCCATGTAGTGGCTCAGTTTGATAATCATAATTCCCAGGTCTGGAGAGTGAGTTGGAATATAACGGGAACAGTACTAGCATCTTCAGGAGATGATGGCTGTGTGAGATTGTGGAAAGCCAATTACATGGACAACTGGAAGTGCACTGGTATCCTGAAAGGTAATGGGAGCCCAGTCAGTGGGAGTTCCCAGCAGGGAAACGCAAACCCTTCCCTAGGCTCAAACGTTCCAAATCTGCAAAATTCATTACATGGACCTTCTGCTGGCAGAAAGCACAGCTGA